In Cataglyphis hispanica isolate Lineage 1 chromosome 20, ULB_Chis1_1.0, whole genome shotgun sequence, a single genomic region encodes these proteins:
- the LOC126856992 gene encoding spidroin-1-like, whose protein sequence is MKAFIVFACLAVATARAGIAHGGLGLGGLGGHGLVLTGHGGRGGGAGLTGGLAAGAGTAASLQGGASSLGSGGLGASYAAGAAAAAGAAGVQQIVSGGVIGGRSDIGPAEGPKANVGPQTGPSDLVGPQEGAKSVGGPRTGPASLVGPAAGPSTLVGPSQGTATLVGPSQATANLVGPSYGGVAFYAGSGGINGDDGSSGAAANAAPGGGAGIGIGGGLGGAGLGLGGAGAIAVIGGGAGLGGALGGGDAGVAVINGPSGAIHAGLGAHGAVIPASIGKWA, encoded by the exons ATTGTGTTCGCCTGCTTAGCGGTAGCGACGGCCCGTGCCGGAATTGCCCATGGCGGTTTGGGCTTGGGCGGTTTAGGAGGTCATGGTCTGGTCCTCACCGGACACGGTGGACGTGGTGGTGGTGCCGGTCTGACCGGTGGACTCGCCGCTGGTGCTGGAACCGCCGCCTCTCTCCAGGGTGGTGCCTCCAGCTTGGGATCTGGTGGTTTGGGTGCTAGCTATGCTGCTggtgcggcggcggcggctggTGCTGCTGGAGTTCAACAAATTGTCTCTGGTG GAGTCATCGGCGGTAGGTCCGACATTGGACCCGCTGAGGGACCCAAGGCCAACGTTGGACCCCAGACCGGACCATCTGACCTCGTAGGACCTCAAGAGGGCGCCAAATCTGTTGGTGGACCCCGCACTGGACCGGCCAGTCTTGTAGGACCTGCTGCTGGCCCATCCACTCTCGTTGGACCATCTCAGGGAACCGCCACCCTCGTTGGACCGTCTCAGGCTACTGCTAACCTCGTTGGACCCAGCTACGGTGGTGTTGCCTTCTACGCCGGATCTGGTGGCATCAACGGTGATGACGGAAGCTCTGGAGCTGCTGCTAACGCCGCGCCCGGTGGTGGTGCCGGAA TTGGCATTGGTGGAGGACTTGGTGGCGCTGGACTTGGACTTGGTGGCGCTGGTGCCATTGCTGTCATCGGCGGTGGTGCTGGACTTGGTGGTGCTCTCGGTGGTGGTGATGCCGGAGTCGCTGTGATCAACGGACCGTCTGGCGCCATCCACGCCGGACTCGGCGCCCATGGAGCCGTCATCCCGGCGTCCATTGGCAAATGGGCGTAG